A genomic region of Oryza glaberrima chromosome 1, OglaRS2, whole genome shotgun sequence contains the following coding sequences:
- the LOC127766675 gene encoding uncharacterized protein LOC127766675 — protein MHLAAADHPHRGGGGRAALGLGLGHLAAAALRREHRRRALAGGAVLASALLLVATPRLRHSPALHLFADMRNLLGVPNTLNVLTAYPLLLAGVPGLVLCLCGSGCFGISLRWEALGWFLFYAGNVAAAFGSAYYHLKPDDDRLIWDRLPMMISASSMLSILVIERVDERAGLSCLLSLLSLILVSSACERVLDDMRLWVVLNSAPCIAIPAMLFLFPPKYTHSRFWFLATGFYLLARFEGLADRKVYSVNRYFISGHSLEHLCFAMVTLILTVMLSFRNVKIVRDS, from the exons AtgcatctcgccgccgccgaccacccccaccgcggcggcggcggccgcgccgccctcggcctcggcctcggccacCTCGCGGCCGCGGCGCTCCGCCGGGAGCAccggcgccgcgcgctcgccggggGGGCCGTCCTCGCCTCGGCGCTGCTCCTGGTGGCCACGCCGCGGCTCCGCCACTCCCCCGCGCTCCACCTCTTCGCCGACATGCGCAACCTCCTCGGCGTCCCCAACACGCTCAACGTGCTCACCGCCTACCCGCTCCTCCTGGCGGGCGTGCCCGGGCTCGTCCTCTGCCTCTGTGGCAGTGGGTGCTTCGGCATCAG CTTGAGATGGGAGGCCTTGGGATGGTTCCTCTTCTATGCTGGGAATGTAGCAGCAGCATTTGGCTCGGCTTACTATCACCTCAAACCAGATGATGACCGCTTAATTTGGGACAGGTTGCCG ATGATGATATCAGCTTCTTCAATGTTGTCTATATTGGTAATTGAAAGAGTTGATGAAAGGGCTGGGTTATCTTGTTTGCTATCACTCTTATCTCTCATACTGGTGAGCAGTGCATGTGAAAG GGTTCTTGATGATATGCGGTTATGGGTAGTTTTGAATTCCGCTCCTTGCATTGCAATTCCTGCAATGCTATTCTTGTTTCCTCCAAAATATACACACTCAAGATTTTGGTTTCTTGCCACAG GTTTTTACCTTCTTGCAAGATTTGAAGGCCTTGCTGACAGAAAGGTATACAGTGTGAACCGGTACTTCATCAGCGGCCATTCCTTGGAGCACCTTTGCTTCGCGATGGTTACCTTGATTCTTACTGTGATGCTGTCCTTCAGAAATGTTAAGATCGTCAG AGACTCATGA
- the LOC127767439 gene encoding cytokinin dehydrogenase 2 has product MKQEQVRMAVLLMLNCFVKATAPPPWPPSASSASFLDDLGDLGIAPLIRADEAATARASADFGNLSVAGVGAPRLAAAAAVLYPSRPADIAALLRASCARPAPFAVSARGCGHSVRGQASAPDGVVVDMASLGRLQGGGARRLAVSVEGRYVDAGGEQLWVDVLRASMAHGLTPVSWTDYLHLTVGGTLSNAGISGQAFRHGPQISNVLELDVITGVGEMVTCSKEKAPDLFDAVLGGLGQFGVITRARIPLAPAPARARWVRFVYTTAAAMTADQERLIAVDRAGGAGAVGGLMDYVEGSVHLNQGLVETWRTQPQPPSPSPSPSSSSSSSFFSDADEARVAALAKEAGGVLYFLEGAIYFGGAAGPSAADVDKRMDVLRRELRHERGFVFAQDVAYAGFLDRVHDGELKLRAAGLWDVPHPWLNLFLPRSGVLAFADGVFHGILSRTPAMGPVLIYPMNRNKWDSNMSAVITDDDGDEVFYTVGILRSAAAAGDVGRLEEQNDEILGFCEVAGIAYKQYLPYYGSQAEWQKRHFGAKLWPRFVQRKSKYDPKAILSRGQGIFTSPLA; this is encoded by the exons atGAAGCAAGAGCAGGTCAGGATGGCAGTGCTCCTCATGCTCAACTGCTTTGTCAaggccacggcgccgccgccatggccgccgtcggCTTCGTCCGCCTCCTTCCTCGACGACCTCGGCGACCTCGGCATCGCGCCGCTCATccgcgccgacgaggcggccaccgcgcgcgccTCCGCCGACTTCGGCAACctctccgtcgccggcgtcggggcgcctcggctcgccgccgccgccgccgtgctctaCCCGTCGCGCCCCGCCGACATCGCCGCGCTGCTGCGCGCGTCGTGCGCGCGCCCGGCGCCGTTCGCGGTGTCCGCGCGGGGGTGTGGCCACTCGGTGCGCGGCCAGGCCTCCGCGcccgacggcgtcgtcgtcgacatGGCGTCGCTCGGCCGCctgcagggcggcggcgcgcggcgcctcGCCGTGTCGGTGGAGGGGCGGtacgtcgacgccggcggcgagcagctgtGGGTGGACGTGCTGCGCGCGTCCATGGCGCACGGGCTCACGCCGGTGTCGTGGACAGACTACCTCCACCTCACCGTCGGCGGCACGCTGTCCAACGCCGGCATCAGCGGCCAGGCCTTCCGCCATGGCCCCCAGATTTCCAACGTGCTAGAGCTCGACGTCATCACCG GTGTCGGGGAGATGGTGACGTGCTCGAAGGAGAAGGCGCCGGACCTGTTCGACGCGGTGCTGGGCGGGCTGGGGCAGTTCGGCGTCATCACGCGGGCGCGCATCCCGCTCGCGCCGGCCCCGGCGAGGGCGCGGTGGGTGCGGTTCGTgtacacgacggcggcggcgatgacggccgACCAGGAGCGCCTCATCGCCGTCgatcgcgccggcggcgccggcgcggtgggCGGGCTGATGGACTACGTCGAGGGCTCGGTCCACCTGAACCAGGGCCTGGTCGAGACCTGGCGcacgcagccgcagccgccatcgccgtcgccttcgccgtcctcctcctcctcctcatccttcttctccgacgccgacgaggcccgcgtcgccgcgctcgccaaggaggccggcggcgtgctGTATTTCCTCGAGGGCGCCATCTacttcggcggcgccgccgggccgTCAGCCGCCGACGTTGACAAG AGGATGGATGTGCTGCGTCGCGAGCTGCGGCACGAGCGCGGGTTCGTGTTCGCGCAGGACGTGGCGTACGCCGGGTTCCTGGACCGCGTCCACGACGGCGAGCTCAAGCTCCGCGCCGCGGGGCTCTGGGACGTGCCGCACCCATGGCTGAACCTGTTCCTCCCCCGCTCCGGCGTCCTCGCCTTCGCCGACGGCGTCTTCCACGGCATCCTCAGCCGCACCCCCGCCATGGGCCCCGTCCTCATCTACCCCATGAACCGCAacaa GTGGGACAGTAACATGTCGGCGGTGatcaccgacgacgacggtgacgagGTGTTCTACACGGTGGGGATCctgcggtcggcggcggcggccggcgacgtggggaggcTGGAGGAGCAGAACGACGAGATCTTGGGTTTCTGCGAGGTGGCCGGGATAGCCTACAAGCAGTACCTGCCTTACTACGGCAGCCAGGCAGAGTGGCAGAAGCGGCACTTCGGTGCCAAGCTCTGGCCAAGATTCGTGCAGCGGAAGAGCAAGTATGATCCAAAGGCCATCCTGTCCCGTGGCCAGGGGATTTTCACGTCACCACTCGCATGA